The DNA sequence CAATGAATGCTTCTCTTGATGATAGTCTAAAAATCCACCGCCtctgtttattttttgtgtttttgatctTCCTCTGCTATGCATGGACACGTCATCCGGTATCTAATGCAGTATCGGATACAATACTTGATGGATACGATTGGATACACTTCGGATACGTATCCTGGTCAACTCCGATAGATACGCGTGTCAAAACTTCGAGATACGGGTATCCCCTTTTTTGGATACGTCTGACCGTCAAAcggaaaattaaaacaaaagtttaAGAGAAGTCCAAAATTGTCTGAAACTCTGATTCGTAGAGACACCCCCTACAATTCTTCTTTTGTATCGTAGAAAGAAGGATACAAATCCATAATCCCGTATCTTCAGAATTTTTGGTTCTTCATAAAACTAATAAATACCTTATGATATTCTGGTGTGGGTGAGAACTGTGCCGACGACATCTATCAACCCACTGCGCTCTAGTTCATGTTTCAGTGATGCGCCAATGACATCTCTCTGGTCGAAAAGCTTTGGGCTCTTCGGCTAAAAGCTTTGGATTGTCCGTCCTGTTTTTGATCGAAGAGCTTTGGACTTTCAGTCTAAAAGCTAACAAAATATATGCTTTTGTTATCCActatataatattaaaatatttgtacccagatttttttgtttggaattatttttactttttctaatactttataaacTAGACATGTTCAGGAAAATGAGTCTTAGTTTGAATTTGAATGCTCATTTGATATTgttttagatatatatatatatatatatatatgtgtgtgtgtatttaatTGCCAATTGCCATATCCATGTTGTATCGTGTCTTTGTTTTTAAAGAATTAACATATGTCATGTGGTATTCCTGTGTCTGTGTCCATGCATCGTAGATTTTCCTAtgtttgtatgtgtgtgtaaaCTCCGAAGTGTCTTTTGATTTataaaaattttataaaaattttcaagGAATTTTTCCTAGATCACATATGTAACAACATTAGCTGTAAGAAGGCAAATATATGCCAATGCCATCAACTCCTGTGTAATTTACAATAGTTTCTTAATACTTGAATGCTTTTGATGATTGTAATGTGATTTAATTTCCAATATAACTTCACTTTGCATTTCATCATTCAAAGAATGACTCTCTTTTCTTACTCTTTTTGAAGACACATACTCAAGCAGAGAGAAAAATTATGGAGGAAAGAAAGGAAGCTCTCTTAAGGGAAGCTTCTAAAAACTGTTTGACAGGTTCAGCATTGCAAGATAAATTGGCTGAACTTGATTCAATAAAACCTCGTCCGTATGGAACTTTGCAAGCGGTTAGTCAGTTCAACTTCTTTTGTCCATCATATATTTCCATTGACAGTGGCATGTGATTTTTGGTGAgtattcagtcaatatcattttttttattctcgtGTGGATGTGTTGCATCCCAACCTGTATAATGTTAAAAGTGTATGTTTCTAACCAAAAGTTATATAGTTAATAAATATGCAGAAATTTAAGTTCTTacaaattaacttaaaaaagaGTGGAAAATTATGTCCATAAAACTTCAGCCAAACCTCAATATTGTAGCTTAAGTCTGATAAGGCCTTTGTGATTGAATTTGTGTCTAGAACTATTCTTGTAGGAAATCAACCAAATAGTAACCTTTGGGACATATTGCCCAAGGAAACAGCCTCCCAAATCCAGTTAATTATTCTTGGTTATCTAGTTACATATTACACTAATTGTTGATGTCCAAAATGGATCAGTGGAAGatgatagagaaagagagagggacaCACACGCACGTAGGGGCTACGCCCACAGAGAGATTTCTCATTGCGCTTACATTTTACAAGCTGGCTTAAGTGTAAGAGCCTTTAATTAAGGACTAGATCTAAGGTCAGGATTGGTCCTCTTGCTCCCCTTTCGTGTGGGACTCTGGGATCACTTCTGGTGCTGATATATGATCTCTGTTTGCTTTGGCTCCTTGTGAAATGTTGGCGGCTTCCTATGGTTAGGCGGAAGCTTATCATCACTTCATAAGTGGAGGGCTCTATGTCCAGAATTATTGTTCGGTCAGTCACAGTGCAAAATTACAAACATTAATAATAAGCATAAAAGTTAGTAAGCAATTTCAGTGGTGATTTACCATAATTCAAATGGTGCTTATTTATTCCATTGTGCGTAGTGGGTTAAAAGCTTTGTTCAAACTGGAACTAAGCTTTGACATTGAAGCAGATCCCTATTTCTTCATGAGTGGTACTGCTTATCATCATTTTTCCCTCTGTGCATCACATATTTGCTGTTTTGATAGGTGCACGAGGTTCATACTGAATCTGGAATTGCCGGATTTTGGAAGGGCATTATCCCAACACTTATTATGGTTAGGTGTTTGAATAAATTCTATATATCATTGAATAAATTTTAGCTACAGTAAGAGTTATTTCTTCATGAGTGATTCTGTTGGTAGGTTTGCAACCCATCAATACAGTTCATGATTTATGAAAGCTCTTTAAAGCATCTGAAGACGAAACGTGCTGCCAGGAAGCAGGGATCAAAAAATATAACTGCTTTGGAGGTATATGATCTACTTGAAATGATAGTTTTGaaagtttttgtaggttttaCATTTTGTCCAAAGGTCCTAATAACCTGGTAATAATAATCAATGTGAAGGGTGCCCCTAGGGCTGCCGCTTTCTTCTGCGAAAACTGAACCGTCTGATAGTGGCCAAATTTTTGGGTTTGATGAACGGTTTTTACatcccaaaaattgaaaaacccaaaattggAAATTACCAAAATATTGTATTTATTTGTTAAGTACCAAAAAAGTCAACTTTAACCAATTACTGACTGATCATTACTGAAAAGTACCAAAATATAGTATTGTATTTATTAATACTAAACCACCATTTTACTAttattttcaatgtttacaCGCTGAAGTACGCACGCACACACATCGCTATAGAATTTATTGAAATCTTCTGAAACCCATGGAAGTTACCGACTTATCGTATATTACCATACTGAAACCCATTtttttgctctctctctctctctctctcatattacATTACTTTGTGGATAGGTTTTTTCGTTAGGGGCGATTGCAAAACTAGGAGCAACCATCTCAACATACCCATTGTTAGTTGTCAAGGTGAATTATGCTACTCTGTGCCTTGCATAAACCTATACTTGACATGGAAAAAAATAGTTCAACATTACGCTAAATCTCACTTCATGTGAGTGAAGTTTGTATGGTTATCAATTCGCATTATTACTAGGTCATGACCACTATTTCCACTTCTCTATATCACTCAACAAATGTGCTTGAATCTGCATTTCATTGCATGTGAGTTTATCCATCCTAATCTGCTCTAAATGTTCAATAATCTGTGTCACCTTGAGCCTATGCAGTCAAGACTGCAAGCAAAGCAGGAGATCGGCAGGAATATTTCATTAAGATACTCAGGTTCACATTTAACTGATATATAAGAcatcaatttttgttttgagGAGCACGATTGTATCTTTCTtgtctctcttcctctctgcgatttattttatttgaggAAATATGACCAGTCTTTGTTGTGCATAGCTGAAAGGAAGATAGTTTTCACTTATGTTTTCCCTATTGTACATTTTAAGTATCCATCGCTTGTGTGGTACACAGTTTGATGTGGTTTCTTGGGACCATAGGTACTTTCGATGCTATAACGAAGATGATCAAGTATGAAGGATTGCCTGGATTTTACAAAGGGATGAGCACAAAGATAGTACAGAGTGTTTTTGCAGCCTCGGTACTTTTTATGGTTAAGGAGGAATTCGTTAAGATTTACATGTTGCTGGCAGATAAGTGCAGTAGAGTGCTGCTTAGTTCAGCAAAATGATTACTCCAGTGTAAGATGAAATTGTGTCCTTGATTAAAATGTGGAATATATTTAAACTGTCATTGCTGCCCGAGTGACCAGCTTATGTACTTTTCAACACACGCACGGGCACACAAAAACGCACTGTTACAAGTGTAAATAAGTGTGTGTTGTATGTACTCATTCTGGGAAATCGCATGGGGATCAAAGGTTCAGGGTGTTGTGTGTATTTGTATGTACTCATTCTGGGAAATCGCACGGGGATCAAGGGTTCAGAGTGTTATGTTTATTACATCTATAATCATTGTAAAACAAAGGAAGTAATTCTTGACAATATGATATTAGTGATGTATAGATTTATGAACCATCTTTCCATCTCAATTTGGGATTTCACACTACTTTCTGAATTCTTGTGCTATATAATTTCAGGTTATTCCTGTAGACAAGGGTgacgaaaaacaaagttgacgGAAAGAATCATCTTTGTATATGGTTTGCATTGATTACAAGATATGTTGCTAtctttgaagaagaaagaaacggCAGACCTAAAGCTCAAAACATAAAGAGTAAAACAATAGTATTTATATACATGACTACGTTTGAAACCCTATAAGAATATTCTTCTTGCTCATCCTTATCTATGCACAATTGTCCAAGCCTTGCGGTCAATGTACGGTTCAGGTGATGCTAGATGAGTGATGAGTGTTTTGATCAATTGAATAGGTGTCTTGGTAAGGTGTGGGCACCATGGGCTTTGTTCACTGGACTATGGTTAATATTCCCTCTTAAGCTAAGTTGCGGAGATTGAGCAGTTAGCTTGGAACCAAGTAGCTTGAAACGAGCTTTGGGCAAGCTTTTAGTGAATATATCAGCTTGTTAGAGGTCACATATGATATGACAACTAACTTCTTGATGACCAATTCACAAATGTAATGATAGTTGATCTCGATATGCTTCGTTCTAGCATGAAAAATAGGATTGGCAGCAAGAGCAAGAGCACTTAGATTGTCACATAAGAGCAGCGGTGGATTATGGAGATAAAAGCGAATGTCATGGAGGAGGTAGCAAATCCATGATACTTCAGCAGCTATTTGGGCTAGAGAACGGTATTCACTTTTAGTCGAAGACTGAGCAACAATTGGTTGCTTCTTCGCATTCCATGAAATAAGGTTGTTTCCAAAAAATAAGTAGAACCCGAATGTAGAACGATAATGAATGGGACAATCAGCCCAGTCGACGTCCAAAAAAGCAGTGATGTTTGTAGAGCCTTTGGTGAGAAGAAGTCCATGATCTAGTGTCCCTTTAAGATAACGTAGAATCCACTTGACGGTTGTGAAATGAGTTGTTCTAGGATTTTGAAGATGTTGACAAACTTGATTAACGGAAAAGGCGATGTCAAATCTTGTCCATGTAAGGTATTGCAAAGCACCAACCAATGATCTGTACATGGTAGGCTCTTGAAGCAATTCACCATCGTATAGAGCAAGTTTAGAAGCAGATGAAGGTGATGCACATGGTTTGGAATCCACCATGTAGGCTTTTGTTAGGAGGTCCTAGACATACTTGGTTTGACACAAGAAGAGCATGTCTGCTATCCAATGAGCTTGAATACCAATAAAAAAGTGCAATGGACCAAGATTCTTAATAGCAAACTGAGTATTGAGCGTGTTGATCAGAAATTCACAATGAGAATAAGAGTTGCCTCTAatcagaatatcatcaatataaacaagtATAAAGGTGAGTGAGTGATCATCCTTAACAAAGAGTGAAAGATTTGCTATAGAGGAACAAAAACCGAGAGCTATAAGACTGCGATAGAGCTCCTCATACCAACCTCGTGGAgcttgtttgagaccatataTAGACTTGTGAAGCTTGCACACAAAATGAGGTCTGAGAGGATCTACAAATCCTTGAGGTTGCACCATGTGCACATCTTCATGAAGTGTGCCATGAAGGAAGGCATTGGAGACATCCAATTTAGTAATCTGCTAATTGAACTGGACAGCCAAAGATAAATGAGTCTGATAGTTGTTGGTTTAGCAACCGGACTGAATGTTTCATGgtagttgtttgtaccatacttagggcctccgtatttagatctcgtataaatactcggaggactcaaatgtaattatgtaataaatgaaggggcaaatatgtaataagtgaggagcccttagtctataaaaggactcctcaccctcctcATTtgagga is a window from the Malus domestica chromosome 16, GDT2T_hap1 genome containing:
- the LOC114823318 gene encoding peroxisomal nicotinamide adenine dinucleotide carrier-like isoform X1, which codes for MSNAVANGLAGAGGGIIAQIITYPLQTVNTRQQTERVSKQSFANSKRLGTLVQILQVIRSDGWGGLYSGLRPSLLGTAASQGIYYYFYQVFKNKAEAIAIARRAKGRGDGTIGMFSWLLVAAFAGSLNVLLTNPVWVLVTRMQTHTQAERKIMEERKEALLREASKNCLTGSALQDKLAELDSIKPRPYGTLQAVHEVHTESGIAGFWKGIIPTLIMVCNPSIQFMIYESSLKHLKTKRAARKQGSKNITALEVFSLGAIAKLGATISTYPLLVVKSRLQAKQEIGRNISLRYSGTFDAITKMIKYEGLPGFYKGMSTKIVQSVFAASVLFMVKEEFVKIYMLLADKCSRVLLSSAK
- the LOC114823318 gene encoding peroxisomal nicotinamide adenine dinucleotide carrier-like isoform X2, with the translated sequence MSNAVANGLAGAGGGIIAQIITYPLQTVNTRQQTERVSKQSFANSKRLGTLVQILQVIRSDGWGGLYSGLRPSLLGTAASQGIYYYFYQVFKNKAEAIAIARRAKGRGDGTIGMFSWLLVAAFAGSLNVLLTNPVWVLVTRMQTHTQAERKIMEERKEALLREASKNCLTGSALQDKLAELDSIKPRPYGTLQAVHEVHTESGIAGFWKGIIPTLIMVCNPSIQFMIYESSLKHLKTKRAARKQGSKNITALESRLQAKQEIGRNISLRYSGTFDAITKMIKYEGLPGFYKGMSTKIVQSVFAASVLFMVKEEFVKIYMLLADKCSRVLLSSAK